DNA from Comamonas serinivorans:
GCCGAGGTGGGCTGGGCGCAGCGCCAGCCGCTGGCCGCGCTGTGCTTCGACGAGGGCTGGCCCCAGCCGCCTGACCCGTGTTCGCAATCCATGGCAACGGGCGATGTGGCCAATCGGGATGCGCCTGCGACAGGCGCTGCGCCCGCATCCGGGTGTGCGCCTGGGGCGGAGCCTGCCCCCGTGTCGGCGCCTGGGCGCACGCCGGCCGCTGCCCCGGCCTGCGCCCCGAAAGCCGACGCTGCAGGAACGGGCGACCGCCACCTGCGCGCGTCGGGCACATCGCCCACACCCACACCCGAGGCCATGCCAGCCCGCCCGGCGCCGACAAGCCCCACGCCTCGCCCGGTCGCAGCGGCTGCCAGTGGACCGACACCATCGCCCGACGGGAGCCCCGCATGAGCGCCGCCACCGACACCGCGCCGCTGCACCCCGTCGCCTGGCCCACGTTCGGCGGCGAGGGCTGGTGGCCGCTGGCCCCGCACGGCCAAGGCCACGACGCCTGGTCCTGGCTGCCGACCTGGGCCGAGCTGGGCGCGGCCGCCAGCTCGCCGGCCCTGCCGGTGAACGCGTCCTGGGCGCTGCTGCTCGCTTGCGTGCCGGCCCTGGCGCTGCTGATCGACCGCATGCTGGGCGAGCCCGGCCTGCGCTGGCACCCCGTGGTCTGGATGGGCCACTACCTGGCCGCGTTGGGCCGGCGCATCGCGCCCGAAGCGGCCCATCCGGCCGACCTGTTCCAGAACCGGACCCAGCCCACCGCCAAACCCTTTGTGCTGGGCGCGCTGGCCTGGTGCGGCGGCGCGCTGCTGGTGATGGCCGTGGCCGCCGGGCTGCAGGCGCTGGCCCTGCACCTGCCGATTGCCGGCGCGGTGCTGGTGCTGGCCCTGCTGCTCAAGCCCCTGCTGGCCTGGGCCATGCTGCACGACGAAGTGCTGGCCGTCGAAACAGCGCTGGGCCAGTCGCTGCAAGCGGGGCGCGAGCAACTGTCGCGCCTGGTCAGCCGCGACACCAGCATGCTGGACGAAGCCACGGTGCGCGAATCGGCCATCGAAACCCTGGCCGAGAACCTCTGCGACTCGCTGGTCGCGCCCTTGTTCTGGTTTGCGCTGCTGGGCCTGCCGGGCGCGGCGCTGTACCGCTTTGCCAACACCGCCGACGCCATGTGGGGCTACCCCGGGGCGCGCGGCGGGCGCAACTGGGCCTGGGCCGGCAAGTGGGCCGCCCGCGCCGACGACGTGCTGAGCTGGCTGCCGGCGCGCATCACGGCCGGGTTGCTGATGCTGGGCGCGCCCGGGCTGCTGTGGCGCGCCCTACCCGGCGAAGCCGCCAAGACGCCCTCGCCCAACGGCGGCTGGACCATGGGCGCCATGGCCCTGCGGCTGGGCGTGCGCCTGCACAAGCCCGGCGCCTATGCCCTGCACGACCAGGCCCCGCCGCCCCAGGCCGTGCACACCCTGCTGGCCGCCCGCCGCGCCGGCCTGGCCTGCGCGCTGGCCACCGCGCTGGCCAGCGCCTGTGTGCTGCTGCAGCTGGTTGGCGGGGGTGCCTGATCGTCCAGGTCTGCACGCCGCCTTGCCTCCCGCTCTGGTCGATCACGTCGTGGGCACGGGGGATGCCGCCGGCCACCACGCGCGATCTCGGTCCAGGGGCCGCCGACGTCATCTCGAACGCCGGTCTCGCCGCTCAGGGCTCAAGGGCAGGCACGCTGGTTTGACTGGGCCGGGTCTGTGCTGATGGCAGCCTGACGAGGACGATGCGGGTATAGCCCCCACCCGTCATGGCATCAACGAGAATGAGTGGATACCCTGTTTTCCTCGATGCACCTGCGGCGGCTTTGTCCGTGATGGCGGCGGCCTGGGCCTCGGCCGCTGGCCCAGCGCACCACAGACGACGACAGGAACCACAGCGCTTGTGCGAGGCCACACAAGCCGCCCCATTCCCTCGCCAGGCTTGTTCGTGTTGACGGTCGCCCTGGCGCGACGCACGGGCGAGCGCCAGCGCGCGCCCAGGGGGCCTTTGAGCAGCTGGGGCTGATCCGCACCGTCACGGTTCGCGGGCCTCAGCAAGCCGTTCTGGGCAAGCGGCGCGCAGCCACCCGCCCGCGTGCTCACACCGGGCCGGCAGCGCCCTTCTTGCCCTGGCGGGCCTGCACCTGTGACCGCAAGGCGGCATGCAGGTCGGGCGGCAGAAAGCGCATGGCGAGCTTGAGCAGGAAGAACGCGATCAAGCCGTCATCCAGCCAGCCCAGCACGGGGATCAGGTCCGACACCAGGTCCACCGGGCTGACCACGTAGAGCACCGCGAGCACCGCCACCAGCTTGCTCGCCCAAGGCGCGCGCGGATCGCGCAGCATGGCCCAGATGAGCCTGCCTTCGGTGCGCAGCAGCGCAAACAGCCGTCCCAAACGCCACATCGCGAAGTCCTTTCAAAACCAACCCGGCATGCGCCGAACCCAGCAGGGCCGCACATGATGACGCAGCCGCGAAGTTCAAGGGGCGCGCAAGGGATAGTCTGGTCCGCGTGGGTCCGCCTGTCGATCCGCTGCGGTGCAGCGCACCAGCCACCGCGCCATGGTTCAAGACGGCTTGCCGCGAGCCCAACCCGACTGGCGCATGGCCGAGAGCCGGTGCGCCGAACGGTGCGGTCATGCGGCTCCGAGAGCACGGCAGACGCTGCGTTCACGCCCATGGGTTGTGCGGCGCGGAGCGCGCGTCGCCCCAACGGGTCTGCACAGCTTGCGCCGGCATGTTGGCGTTGATGAGCGCCATCAGCAAGCCGAAGAACGCCAGGAACACCAGGCCCGCGGTGCCCAGCGCCTGCGAGTTGAAAACGCTGATCAGGATGGCGAAGAAGCTCAGGAAGAACACCACGTAGGCGTCTCGCCGCCCACGCCCGTCAAGCCACGCGTGCGGAGCAACCCCATCGTGAACGGCCACGGCGCATGTCGCGTTCGCGCCTGGGCGCGCCCCGGGGGCCTCTGCTACATTGCGCGCCATGACGGATCTGGCAGGCAAACACATCGTGTTGGGGTTGACGGGCGGCGCGGCCTGTTTCAAGGCGGCGGCCCTGTGTCGGCTGCTGACCAAGGCAGGCGCGACGGTGCAGGTGGTGATGACCGAAGCGGCCGAGCAGTTCATCACCGCGACCACCATGCAGGCGCTGTCGGGCCGCACGGTCTACACCTCGCAGTGGGACGCGCGCGAGCCCAACGCCATGGCGCACATCAACCTCTCGCGCGAGGCCGACGCCATCCTCATCGCGCCCACCAGCGCCAATTTCATCGCCCGCCTGGCCCAGGGCCGCTGCGACGAGCTGCTGTCGCTGCTGTGCGTGGCGCGACCGGCGCACCGCGTGCCGCTGCTGCTGGCGCCGTCCATGAACCGCGAGATGTGGGCGTTCCCGGCCACCCAGCGCAACCTGAAACAGGTGGTGGCCGACGGTGCACGGGTGCTGGGCGTGAACGCCGGCGACCAGGCCTGCGGCGAGGTCGGCGATGGCCGCATGCTCGAACCCGAAGAGCTGCTGCAGGACCTGGTGGCCGCGCTCACCCCGCAAACCCTGGCCGGCAAACGCCTGCTGATCACGGCTGGCCCCACCTACGAGGCCATCGACCCCGTGCGCGGCATCACCAACCGGTCCAGCGGCAAGATGGGCTTTGCCATCGCGCGCGCCGCACGCGAGGCCGGCGCCCAGGTCACGCTGGTGGCCGGCCCTGTCAACCTGACCACGCCCCACGGCGTGAGCCGCCTCAACGTGACCTCGGCGCGCGACATGCTGACCGCTGTGCAGGCCCAGGTCGATGCGGCGGACCTGTTCATCGCCACCGCGGCCGTGGCCGACTGGCGCCCCGCCAACGCCGCCGACCAGAAGATCAAGAAGGACGGCTCGGGCCAGGTGCCCGAGCTGGCCTTCGTCGAAAACCCCGACATCCTCGCGACCGTGGCCCACTCGCCGCGCGCCCAGTCCGGCGCGCTGTACTGCGTGGGCTTTGCCGCCGAAAGCCAGGACCTGCTGGCCAACGCCCAAACCAAACGCGCCCGCAAGCAGGTGCCGCTGCTCGTCGGCAACATCGGCCCGCAGACCTTCGGCCTGGACGACAACGCGCTGCTGCTGGTCGACGCCCACGGCCACACCGAGCTGCCACGCGCCGACAAGCTCACGCTGGCGCGCCAGCTGGTGGCCGAGGTGGCCAGGCGGCTGGCGGCCTGAAGTGCCTGGAGCGCCTGACGCCACCCGACGCGCTGACGACCGGCGAGGACGCGGTTGATGCCGCCGGGCGGGCATGGCCGGCCTCCAGCGTCACCCGCACGCCCCGCATCGGCAGGCGCCGGGTTGCCCTCAGATCATGGCGTGCGCAAGAGGATCGGGTGGCCAGCGCGCGACG
Protein-coding regions in this window:
- a CDS encoding YkvA family protein; the encoded protein is MWRLGRLFALLRTEGRLIWAMLRDPRAPWASKLVAVLAVLYVVSPVDLVSDLIPVLGWLDDGLIAFFLLKLAMRFLPPDLHAALRSQVQARQGKKGAAGPV
- the coaBC gene encoding bifunctional phosphopantothenoylcysteine decarboxylase/phosphopantothenate--cysteine ligase CoaBC, with translation MTDLAGKHIVLGLTGGAACFKAAALCRLLTKAGATVQVVMTEAAEQFITATTMQALSGRTVYTSQWDAREPNAMAHINLSREADAILIAPTSANFIARLAQGRCDELLSLLCVARPAHRVPLLLAPSMNREMWAFPATQRNLKQVVADGARVLGVNAGDQACGEVGDGRMLEPEELLQDLVAALTPQTLAGKRLLITAGPTYEAIDPVRGITNRSSGKMGFAIARAAREAGAQVTLVAGPVNLTTPHGVSRLNVTSARDMLTAVQAQVDAADLFIATAAVADWRPANAADQKIKKDGSGQVPELAFVENPDILATVAHSPRAQSGALYCVGFAAESQDLLANAQTKRARKQVPLLVGNIGPQTFGLDDNALLLVDAHGHTELPRADKLTLARQLVAEVARRLAA
- the cbiB gene encoding adenosylcobinamide-phosphate synthase CbiB, whose product is MSAATDTAPLHPVAWPTFGGEGWWPLAPHGQGHDAWSWLPTWAELGAAASSPALPVNASWALLLACVPALALLIDRMLGEPGLRWHPVVWMGHYLAALGRRIAPEAAHPADLFQNRTQPTAKPFVLGALAWCGGALLVMAVAAGLQALALHLPIAGAVLVLALLLKPLLAWAMLHDEVLAVETALGQSLQAGREQLSRLVSRDTSMLDEATVRESAIETLAENLCDSLVAPLFWFALLGLPGAALYRFANTADAMWGYPGARGGRNWAWAGKWAARADDVLSWLPARITAGLLMLGAPGLLWRALPGEAAKTPSPNGGWTMGAMALRLGVRLHKPGAYALHDQAPPPQAVHTLLAARRAGLACALATALASACVLLQLVGGGA